TGAAATTTTTGAAACGGGAATATACACAGTAGACATAACACGCCCGGCACCCGAAAGCTGTACTGTCACAAAAACAATAACTGTTATAGAAAATCCAGAACCTATAATAAAGTCAATTACTGTTGATGAGACAACAATAACAATAAATCTAAAAAATCCAGCCCTTTATTATGAATATTCAATAGATGGCACGAAATATCAATCGTCAAATGTTTTTCTAAATTCTTCATCTGGACTTCAAACTGCATTAGTAAGAGAAATAAACGGTTGTAGTTCTGTAACCGAAAATTTCATCGTAGTAATTGCACCGAAAATTTTTACGCCAAATGGCGATAATTATAATGATTTCTGGGAAATCAAAGGGTTGATTAATTATCCAAATGCCGAAGTAACTATATTTGACCGATACGGGAAGTTTATTACACGACTGAATGCAACAAACCCAACATGGGATGGCACAGTAAACGGAGAAATTCTACCCGCAACTGATTATTGGTATGTTTTTAAAATGGATGAAAACACTCCTGAAAAGAGAGGTCATTTTTCTCTGAAAAGATAAATTACTTCAATTACGATTGATTAATTTTCTTCTGAATTTCATCTAAAATATAAAGATAGTCCTCCTGTTTTTTTACAAAATCACGGTCTGAAACATCAATAATCAAAACATTCAAATTGGTTTGTGATTTGATATAATCCAGATAACCCGTATTGATTTTGTCTAAATAATCTTCGGAGATATTCTGCTCATAGCTTCGGCCTCTTTTCTTGATGTTTTGCAGCAAGCGCGTTGTGTTTTGATATAAATAAATATACAAATCCGGTTTTTGCATTTCTCGATAAATAATGTCAAATAAGTTGCGATACAATCGGGATTCATCTTCTGCCAAAGTGATTTTGGCAAAAATTAAGGATTTAAAAATATGATAATCGGCTACAATAAAATCCTTAAACAAGTCAAATTGAGCTAAATCATCCGATAATTGTTTGTATCGATCAGCCAGAAAAGACATTTCAAGCGGAAACGCATATCGGTTTTGATCTTTATAAAATTTAGGTAGAAAGGGGTTATCAGCAAAGCGTTCCAAAACCGTTTTGGCATTAAAATCTTGAGCGATTTTTGTCGTCAAAGTCGTTTTTCCAGCTCCAATATTCCCTTCAAAAGCGATATAATTATATTTTTCTAAAGGTATATTTTGCAAAGGACTTTTTAAATCCTGAACGACTTTACAAACACTTTCGTCAGGAGAAATTTGAAGTAATTCTGAAATAGATTTCTTGAAAACCGGATGTTTCCAGTCCAGATTTAAATCCTGAAAGGGAAGTAAAACAAAATTTCTGTTTTGCATCAAAGGATGTGGAACCTGAAGTTTTTCAGAATCAATAATTTCCTCATCAAAAGCAATTAAATCAATATCAATAATTCGGGATTGATACCCCGACGCATCTGTCCGAATACGGCCTAGCTTTTTTTCAGCCTTTAAAATTTGGCTCAAAACTTTATGCGGCGCATCAAAAGTATGCATGACCAAAGCACAATTATAAAAAGCGGCACTCTCAAAACCCCAAGAAGGCGTTTCATATAACTTTGAAACTCTGATTACTGTGCCAACTTCCTGGTGAATGAGCTGCAAGCAACTTTCGATATTTTCTAATCGATTGCCTTGATTGCTTCCTAAAGATAAAATAACCTGATGCTGTGATTTCATATTGAATACAAATTAACTAAAAGAATTTTAGAATTAGCAATATATTTGCAATTGGTATTGAGAACTCAATTGAAACAATTGAAAATTAAAACTGTAACATTCAAAGCCTTTTTGCGACTTATAAACAAATAAACAAATTATGAAATTCTTAGGAAATGTATTAGCTACCATAGTGGGTATTTTTATCTTTTTTATGCTATTCTTTTTTGGAATACTACTCATTGGAGCTATTTTTGGAGGAGATTCTGAAGGCGTTGAAGTAAAAAACAACTCGGTAATTGAATTAAATTTAGAACACATCTCAAACGATTATGCGGGAAAATATAAAGATCCTTGGATGGATGTTTTTTCAGAAAGAAAAAAAATAGGCCTGACCGATATTATCAATGCCATTGAAACTGCAAAAACAGATGACGACATCAAAGGAATCTCAATCCTGAACAATAATTCCGAAATAGGAATGGCTCAAAGTAAATCACTTCGAGATGCTTTGGAAAGTTTCAAAAAATCCGGCAAATTCGTTATGGCTTATGCCAATTTTTATACTCAAAAAGAATATTATTTAAATTCTGTAGCCAATACTATTTACTTAAATCCGGTGGGAGAATTAGATTTCAAAGGCTTGTCTACCGAAGTAATGTTTTTCAAAGATTTTCAAGATAAATCAGGAATAAAACTCGAAGTAATCCGACATGGAAAATACAAAAGTGCCGTAGAGCCTTTCCTTGAAAACAAAATGAGTGATGCCAATAGAGAGCAAACTACCGCTTTATTAAATTCGGTTTGGAGTTCCGTTATTACAGATATTTCAAAAAGCAGAAACATCTCACTTGCTAAACTAAATGAAATTGCAAACGGTCTTTTGGCACGAACTCCAGAAATGGCCAAAGCGCAAAAATTAGTTGACGTTGTTGCTTATGAGGATGTTTACCATGACGCTATCCGAAAAGCATTAAAAGTAGCAAAAGACGAAGAGTACAATACCGTTTCTATTACAGATTACACTCAAAAAACAGTTACAACATCAATAAATCTGGACACTAGTAATGAAATTGCCATTATTTACGCCCAAGGAGAAATACAAAGTGGTGAAGGTGATGTCAACGTAATTGGCGAAGGTTCAATGCGTCGTTCTTTGCAAGAAGCCAGAAAAAATAAAGATGTAAAAGCAATCGTTCTAAGAATTGACAGTCCGGGAGGAAATGCTTTGACTTCCGACCTGATTTGGAGAGAAATTGAATTGACCAAAAAAGTAAAACCAGTAGTCGTTTCTATGGGAAATTATGCCGCTTCCGGAGGCTATTATATTGCTTGTAATGCTAATAAAATTTTTGCCGAAAACAACACCATCACAGGTTCAATTGGTGTTTTTGGGATATTACCCAACTTTACAGTAATTGCAAACCGATATGGAATCAATACGGAACAAGTACGAACACATGAAAATGCTTCAGATTATAGCCCATTTGTACCTTTGGATGAAAAATTCAAAGCCGTGACTTTAGAAAGTATCGAACACATTTACAAAACTTTTGTTGTGCATGTTGCCGAAGGACGCAAAATGACTTTCGCACAAGTTGATAACATTGCACAAGGAAGAGTTTGGACTGGTTCTGATGCCATAAAAATTGGTCTTGTCGATAAAATTGGAGGTTTAGAAGATGCCATTCATGAAGCAGCGGCTATTGCAAAAATAAAAACCTACAGCACTCAAAATTATCCTGAATACGAGAAGAATTTCAATGATTTCTTAGCTAATTTCCCTTTTGCAAAATCTAAAGAAAGTTTCATAAAAGAAGAAATTGGAGCAGAAAATTACAAATTGATACAACAGCTCAAACAACTTCAAGCGCGAAAAGGCGTTCAAGCTTTGATGCCTTTTGAAATTAATATTCAATAAAAAATAAAATTCCTATTACAACCCTTTCCGTGTTTTGAACGCAGAAAGGGTTTTTTATTTATGAAAATTTTACAAATCAACACCAATACAAAAAGCTATTTTTGCAAAAGTCGGTATGCTTTTTGCTTGCTATTTTACGTCTAAAAAAACCAAATTATGTTTAAGAAAGTTTTAAAAATCACAGGAATTCTAATCGTATTATTTGCAGCAGCTTTATTTGCTGCTCCGTATTTTTTTAAGGATCAAATAAAAGCAAAAATTGCCACTGCTATTAATGAAAAAGTCGATGCAAAAGTGTCATTTGCTGATGCAGACTTAAGTTTGTTCAAAAATTTTCCGAACGCAACCGTAACTTTAGATCAATTAGTAATCATCAACAAAGCGCCTTTTGAAGGTGACACTTTGGTTTCTTTAGGCGAATTAAATTTAAAAATGTCTATCAAGGAATTGTTCAAAGGAAAAAATGAACCGATGCAAATTCAAGGCATAACCTCTAAAAACGGATTCATCAATATTCTTTTCAATAAAGACGGACTTGGCAATTATGATATTGCTTTAAAAGACGAAAAAGCAGAAGATAATTCTAAAAGTAAACCTTTAGCTTTAAAAATTCAATCGTATAAAATTGAAAATTTTAAGTTCCATTATTTTGACGAAAGCTCCCAAATAAAAATGGTCATTGATAGTTTGAATCACGAAGGAACAGGCGATTTTACCAATTCGATATTGGATTTAGACACCAAATCAAACGCGAAAATTTCGCTGAATATGGGAAAAGTAAATTACATGAAAAATGTAGCCCTGACACTGGATGCCGTTTTGGGTATTGATTTAAACAAAAGCAAATACACATTCAAAGAAAACAAAGCCCTGATCAATCAATTGCCTTTAGAATTCGACGGATTTATTCAAATGGTTGACGACGGACAGCTTTATGATTTAAAATTTAAAACGCCTACTTCTTCCTTTAAAAACTTTTTAGGATTGATTCCGGCTGCTTATTCATCAAGTTTAGATGGTGTAAAAACTTCGGGAGACTTTACTGTTATTGGCTTTGCCAAAGGAATGCTGACAGACACCACTGTTCCAAAATTTAACATTGCAATTGCTTCAAATAATGGTTCGTTTCAATATCCTAATTTACCAAAATCCGTTCAGAATATTATAATCGATACCAAAATAATCAACGAAACTGGTGTGATGAATGACACTTATGTTAATTTAGACCAGCTTTCTTTCCAAATAGATCAAGATGTTTTTGATGCAAAAGCCAATATAAAAAACATAAGTACAAATGCTTTGGTCGATGCCGCATTAAAAGGAACAATTAATTTATCAAACCTTTCTAAAGCCTATCCGATACAAGTAGACAAACCATTATCGGGAATTCTAAAAGCGGATGTAAGGACCGAATTTGACATGCAATCAGTAGAAAAAAGTCAATACCAAAACATCAATAATGCGGGAACTATGAGTTTATCGGGATTCAACTATTCGGATGAAAACGGTAAAACAATGAACATCAGCAAAGCATTAGTACAATTCAATCCGAGTCAGGTGAATTTGAAACAATTTAACGCCACGACCGGAAAAAGCGACATTAGCGTAACCGGAATTTTAGAAAATTTTTATGGTTTTATCTTTAGAAATCAAGAATTGAAAGGAAATTTCAACATGAGTTCAAACCAAATTGCCGTTGCTGATTTTATGACTCCTACAGAAACCACAAAAACAGAAACTACCAAAAAAGCAGAAGCCATGAAAATTCCGGCATTCCTGAATTGTACGCTGACTGCAAAAGCCAACACGGTTTTGTATGATAATTTAGTCTTGAAATCCGTTTCGGGAAAACTGATTGTGAAAGATGAAAAAGTAACTTTAGAAAACGTAAAAACATCTATTTTTGGTGGAACAATTGCAGTAAATGGCGCTGTTTCCACCAAGGAAAAAACGCCTACTTTCGACATGAATTTAGGGTTAAACCAAGTGGACATCAAAGAAAGTTTTACCAAATTAGACCTGCTAAAAAGTATTGCACCAATAGCAGGAATTATCAACGGAAAACTAAATTCTACGATAAAACTTAACGGAAATCTGGATGCTGTTGAACTAACACCTGATTTAAAATCAATTTCGGGAGATTTATTAGGCCAACTGCTTTCGACTACAATAAATTCGAGTAACTCAACTTTACTGACGGCTTTGAGTTCTAATGTGAAATTTATTGATATGAGTAAAGTGAACTTAAATGACATTAAAGCAGCAATTTCATTCAAAGACGGAAAGGTAAATGTAAAACCTTTTGATATTAAATACCAAGATATTAAGGCCACTATTGACGGAACTCATGGCTTTGACCAAACGATGAATTACAACCTAAAATTTGATGTTCCTGCAAAATATCTTGCGAAAGAAGCCAGTGCTTTATTTTCGAAAATAAATCCTGCCGATATAGAAAAATTAAAAAACATACCGATAAATGCGAACTTAACGGGGAATTTTGGAAAACCAAAAATAAGTACGGATATGAAAAGCGCCGTAACGAACCTGACGATGCAAGTTGCAAATCAGCAAAAAGAAAAATTAGTCAAACAAGGAAGTTCTGCTTTAGACAAATTATTGAGTAACACCAAAAAAACAGAAACCGATACCACAAAAACGAGTACTCAAAAAGAAGATATCAAAACTAAAGCAAGCAATTTATTGAATGGTTTGTTTAACAAGAAGAAAACACCATAATCATTGATTTAGGTATTTTAAATAAAAGAGGAATCGCATATTAATTGCGATTCCTCTTTTGTTGTAATGAAATTTTAGAATAGCCAAATTACAAAATCAATTGCACGATAAGCCCTTCGGAACTGCGGATATTAAAAACCGTTCCGTCTTCAAAAATTAAATATTGTCCTTTTATTCCCGTCAATTTTCCTTTGAAATTTGGTGATTTTTCTAAACTCAAACTGTTCACTTTTGTTGGATATTCCAGAACCGGATAATGCATTTCATACAAATCATTTTTTTGCAAATAGAAATATTCCTGAACTTCAGTTGGAATCAGATTTTCGACTTTTAGTCTTTCAGCAATTAAATCTACGGACTCAAAATTGTTCGTCAGCATTTTACGCCAATTGGTTTTATCCGCATAATGACTTTTTAGCGCAACCTCCGTAATTCCAGCCAGGTAACGATTAGGAACCTCTACAATTGAAATCGCTTTTTCGGCACCTTGATCAATCCAGCGCGTGGGTACTTGTGTCTTTCTGGTCACACCCACTTTTACTTCACTCGACAAAGCCAGATAAACAATATGAGGTTGTAATTGTACTTTTTCTTCGTAAACCAAATCCCGATCTTGAATTCCCAAATGAGCGGTACTCAATTCAGGTTTCATAATCCAATCGCCAACAGCCGGGCTCGAATAAAAACAATCGTAACAAAAACCCTGACGGAATATTTTTTTCTTTTTCCCACAATTCAAACATTGATAGCCCACAAAATTAATTTCAATGTTTTTATTTAGGAGTTGATTTACGTTCAAAAAACTGTTTTCAAAAACCAAATAATATTGAATTGGATTTCCAAATTCGGTTTGCATTTTGGTGAGTACGCCTTCGTATATCATTCTATTTAAAGTTTCAAGTTTAACGCTTCTAGTTAAACAAAATTTGTTATTTTTGGTAAAGTTATCATTCATAACTCATAATTCATAACTCCCAATTAAAAATGCCTTTAACTATAATTAATTCTTTTGCTTCTTGGGTTCTAAAACAACGAATTCATCAAATTGAGCTTTTTTTAAAGTATCCCAATGAAGTTCAGGAAGAATTATTAATGAATTTAATACGGTCTTCCGAAAATACAGTTATTGGAATGAAATATGGTTATGAATCAATAAATTCTTATCAAACGTTCTGCGAAAGAGTTCCTATTTCTACCTATGAAGAATTACAGCCTTTGATAGAACGTACCCGAAAAGGCGAACAAAATGTTTTTTGGGAAACTCCTATAAAATGGTTTGCCAAATCCAGCGGAACCACAAATGCCAAAAGTAAATTTATACCCGTAAGTAACGAAGCCTTAGAAGACTGCCATTACAAAGGAAGTAAGGATTTATTGTGCATGTATTTGAATAATAACGAAGACTCACAGATGTTTTTGGGAAAAAGTCTTCGCCTTGGCGGAAGTTCTCAAATCTACGAAGACAACAATACTTTTTTTGGTGATTTATCGGCTATATTAATTGAAAACATGCCTATTTGGGCAGAATT
This region of Flavobacterium lacustre genomic DNA includes:
- the folK gene encoding 2-amino-4-hydroxy-6-hydroxymethyldihydropteridine diphosphokinase, which produces MKSQHQVILSLGSNQGNRLENIESCLQLIHQEVGTVIRVSKLYETPSWGFESAAFYNCALVMHTFDAPHKVLSQILKAEKKLGRIRTDASGYQSRIIDIDLIAFDEEIIDSEKLQVPHPLMQNRNFVLLPFQDLNLDWKHPVFKKSISELLQISPDESVCKVVQDLKSPLQNIPLEKYNYIAFEGNIGAGKTTLTTKIAQDFNAKTVLERFADNPFLPKFYKDQNRYAFPLEMSFLADRYKQLSDDLAQFDLFKDFIVADYHIFKSLIFAKITLAEDESRLYRNLFDIIYREMQKPDLYIYLYQNTTRLLQNIKKRGRSYEQNISEDYLDKINTGYLDYIKSQTNLNVLIIDVSDRDFVKKQEDYLYILDEIQKKINQS
- the sppA gene encoding signal peptide peptidase SppA; this translates as MKFLGNVLATIVGIFIFFMLFFFGILLIGAIFGGDSEGVEVKNNSVIELNLEHISNDYAGKYKDPWMDVFSERKKIGLTDIINAIETAKTDDDIKGISILNNNSEIGMAQSKSLRDALESFKKSGKFVMAYANFYTQKEYYLNSVANTIYLNPVGELDFKGLSTEVMFFKDFQDKSGIKLEVIRHGKYKSAVEPFLENKMSDANREQTTALLNSVWSSVITDISKSRNISLAKLNEIANGLLARTPEMAKAQKLVDVVAYEDVYHDAIRKALKVAKDEEYNTVSITDYTQKTVTTSINLDTSNEIAIIYAQGEIQSGEGDVNVIGEGSMRRSLQEARKNKDVKAIVLRIDSPGGNALTSDLIWREIELTKKVKPVVVSMGNYAASGGYYIACNANKIFAENNTITGSIGVFGILPNFTVIANRYGINTEQVRTHENASDYSPFVPLDEKFKAVTLESIEHIYKTFVVHVAEGRKMTFAQVDNIAQGRVWTGSDAIKIGLVDKIGGLEDAIHEAAAIAKIKTYSTQNYPEYEKNFNDFLANFPFAKSKESFIKEEIGAENYKLIQQLKQLQARKGVQALMPFEINIQ
- a CDS encoding AsmA-like C-terminal region-containing protein codes for the protein MFKKVLKITGILIVLFAAALFAAPYFFKDQIKAKIATAINEKVDAKVSFADADLSLFKNFPNATVTLDQLVIINKAPFEGDTLVSLGELNLKMSIKELFKGKNEPMQIQGITSKNGFINILFNKDGLGNYDIALKDEKAEDNSKSKPLALKIQSYKIENFKFHYFDESSQIKMVIDSLNHEGTGDFTNSILDLDTKSNAKISLNMGKVNYMKNVALTLDAVLGIDLNKSKYTFKENKALINQLPLEFDGFIQMVDDGQLYDLKFKTPTSSFKNFLGLIPAAYSSSLDGVKTSGDFTVIGFAKGMLTDTTVPKFNIAIASNNGSFQYPNLPKSVQNIIIDTKIINETGVMNDTYVNLDQLSFQIDQDVFDAKANIKNISTNALVDAALKGTINLSNLSKAYPIQVDKPLSGILKADVRTEFDMQSVEKSQYQNINNAGTMSLSGFNYSDENGKTMNISKALVQFNPSQVNLKQFNATTGKSDISVTGILENFYGFIFRNQELKGNFNMSSNQIAVADFMTPTETTKTETTKKAEAMKIPAFLNCTLTAKANTVLYDNLVLKSVSGKLIVKDEKVTLENVKTSIFGGTIAVNGAVSTKEKTPTFDMNLGLNQVDIKESFTKLDLLKSIAPIAGIINGKLNSTIKLNGNLDAVELTPDLKSISGDLLGQLLSTTINSSNSTLLTALSSNVKFIDMSKVNLNDIKAAISFKDGKVNVKPFDIKYQDIKATIDGTHGFDQTMNYNLKFDVPAKYLAKEASALFSKINPADIEKLKNIPINANLTGNFGKPKISTDMKSAVTNLTMQVANQQKEKLVKQGSSALDKLLSNTKKTETDTTKTSTQKEDIKTKASNLLNGLFNKKKTP
- a CDS encoding DUF2797 domain-containing protein, which codes for MIYEGVLTKMQTEFGNPIQYYLVFENSFLNVNQLLNKNIEINFVGYQCLNCGKKKKIFRQGFCYDCFYSSPAVGDWIMKPELSTAHLGIQDRDLVYEEKVQLQPHIVYLALSSEVKVGVTRKTQVPTRWIDQGAEKAISIVEVPNRYLAGITEVALKSHYADKTNWRKMLTNNFESVDLIAERLKVENLIPTEVQEYFYLQKNDLYEMHYPVLEYPTKVNSLSLEKSPNFKGKLTGIKGQYLIFEDGTVFNIRSSEGLIVQLIL